Proteins encoded by one window of Ramlibacter tataouinensis:
- a CDS encoding dihydroneopterin aldolase: MNPNGGKEVLTLTGLRFDANLGILEHEKASPQPIRVDAELNLGIQPLLPRDDDILHVLDYRKVRKIIIDECTAEHVNLLESLIGKLALRLMQLPGVLGVRVKIAKLAIFEDCEVAIRVETGLW; this comes from the coding sequence ATGAACCCAAACGGCGGCAAGGAAGTCCTGACGCTCACCGGGCTGCGCTTCGATGCCAACCTGGGCATCCTCGAGCACGAGAAGGCGAGTCCGCAGCCGATCCGCGTCGATGCCGAGCTGAACCTGGGCATCCAGCCGCTGCTGCCGCGCGACGACGACATCCTGCACGTGCTGGACTACCGCAAGGTGCGCAAGATCATCATCGACGAGTGCACCGCCGAGCACGTCAACCTGCTCGAGAGCCTGATCGGCAAGCTGGCGCTGCGGCTGATGCAGCTGCCCGGCGTGCTGGGCGTGCGGGTGAAGATCGCCAAGCTGGCGATCTTCGAGGACTGCGAGGTCGCGATCCGGGTCGAGACCGGGCTCTGGTAG
- a CDS encoding multicopper oxidase domain-containing protein, which yields MPFNSSQSWPGALLCGLLAFTLAACDSQTTTSSAGAASAPGRATAAGPGPGGDPYDHKHMAFGSPAAVVTSERHTGPFAAGNALSMEAALRPLDPAPVKEIRLDITHKIIEIAPGVKYSAWTFGDMVPGPVVRAKVGDRIRFVMSNRSDEAMPGPRVTTAPMMHSMDFHSAMVAPNDKYRSIAPGQTISFEFTANYPGVFMYHCGTPMVLEHIASGMYGMMIVEPRGGYPTRVDREYAVVQSEFYTKPDPEKRKVDGAPLYVLDGDRVRAKAPTYTVFNGRYNGMIDKPLPAKPLEKVRLFVLNVGPSNTSSFHVVGTIFDRVWIDGNPDNQFRGMQTVLLGSSSGAIVEFIVPEAGGYAMVDHHFANASQGAVGIIDAGTAPGTDPEHHNIPATGAPTDPVAQRGKLAFEQKCLACHTIGGGDRMGPDVLGVTRRRDEAWLARWMKAPEQMIQSDPIAKEMMGKYKVPMPNQGLSDAEVREYIAYFKWADANVKADGKRQPQAAADGATLPPSQTRSATPMPAQPAAAPGASSAMGHK from the coding sequence ATGCCTTTCAATTCGAGCCAGTCCTGGCCCGGAGCCCTCCTGTGCGGCCTGCTGGCCTTCACGCTGGCGGCCTGCGACAGCCAGACGACGACTTCCAGCGCCGGCGCCGCCTCGGCGCCGGGCCGCGCGACGGCCGCCGGCCCGGGACCCGGCGGCGACCCGTACGACCACAAGCACATGGCCTTCGGCTCGCCGGCGGCGGTGGTCACCAGCGAGCGCCACACCGGTCCGTTCGCGGCCGGGAATGCGCTCAGCATGGAGGCGGCGCTCAGGCCGCTGGACCCGGCGCCGGTCAAGGAGATCCGGCTGGACATCACCCACAAGATCATCGAGATCGCACCGGGCGTGAAGTACAGCGCCTGGACCTTCGGCGACATGGTGCCGGGCCCGGTGGTGCGCGCCAAGGTCGGCGACCGCATCCGCTTCGTCATGAGCAACCGCTCCGACGAGGCCATGCCGGGCCCGCGCGTGACCACCGCGCCGATGATGCATTCGATGGACTTCCACTCGGCGATGGTGGCGCCCAACGACAAGTACCGCTCGATCGCACCGGGCCAGACCATCTCGTTCGAATTCACCGCCAACTACCCCGGCGTGTTCATGTACCACTGCGGCACGCCGATGGTGCTGGAGCACATCGCCTCGGGCATGTACGGCATGATGATCGTGGAGCCGCGGGGCGGCTACCCGACCCGGGTGGACCGCGAGTACGCGGTGGTGCAAAGCGAGTTCTACACCAAGCCCGATCCGGAAAAGCGCAAGGTCGACGGCGCGCCGCTGTACGTGCTGGACGGCGACCGGGTGCGCGCCAAGGCGCCCACCTACACCGTGTTCAACGGCCGCTACAACGGCATGATCGACAAGCCGCTGCCGGCCAAGCCGCTGGAGAAGGTGCGCCTGTTCGTGCTGAACGTGGGGCCGTCCAACACCTCCAGCTTCCACGTGGTCGGCACCATCTTCGACCGGGTCTGGATCGACGGCAACCCGGACAACCAGTTCCGCGGCATGCAGACCGTGCTGCTCGGCTCGTCCAGCGGCGCGATCGTCGAGTTCATCGTGCCCGAGGCGGGCGGCTATGCCATGGTCGATCACCATTTCGCCAACGCCTCACAGGGCGCGGTCGGCATCATCGACGCCGGCACCGCGCCGGGCACCGACCCCGAGCACCACAACATCCCGGCCACCGGCGCGCCGACCGACCCGGTCGCGCAGCGCGGCAAGCTGGCTTTCGAGCAGAAGTGCCTGGCCTGCCACACCATCGGCGGCGGCGACCGCATGGGGCCCGATGTGCTGGGCGTCACCCGGCGCCGCGACGAAGCGTGGCTGGCGCGCTGGATGAAGGCGCCCGAGCAGATGATCCAGAGCGACCCGATCGCCAAGGAGATGATGGGCAAGTACAAGGTGCCCATGCCCAACCAGGGGTTGAGCGACGCCGAGGTCAGGGAATACATCGCCTACTTCAAGTGGGCCGACGCCAACGTCAAGGCCGACGGCAAGCGCCAGCCGCAGGCCGCGGCCGACGGCGCCACGCTGCCGCCGTCGCAGACGCGCTCGGCCACCCCGATGCCGGCGCAACCGGCGGCGGCGCCCGGCGCTTCCTCGGCCATGGGGCACAAGTGA
- a CDS encoding dihydroneopterin aldolase, with protein MNPSERLLHCRRIFLRGLQVEAVIGVHEFEKDRPQRVLIDVDLYVSMASPARDSIEEVVDYDFVRDLVLERVARGPIALQETLCDDILRSVLAHPEVEAARVSTRKPDVYPDCESVGVEVFRFNPTAK; from the coding sequence ATGAACCCCAGCGAACGGCTTCTGCACTGTCGTCGAATCTTCCTGCGCGGCCTGCAGGTCGAGGCGGTGATCGGCGTGCACGAGTTCGAGAAGGACCGGCCGCAGCGGGTACTCATCGACGTCGACCTGTACGTCTCCATGGCATCGCCGGCCCGGGACTCGATCGAAGAGGTCGTCGACTACGACTTCGTTCGCGACCTCGTGCTGGAGCGGGTTGCGAGGGGCCCGATCGCACTCCAGGAGACACTGTGCGATGACATCCTCCGGAGCGTGCTCGCGCATCCGGAGGTGGAAGCCGCCCGGGTCAGCACGCGCAAGCCGGACGTCTATCCGGATTGCGAGTCGGTCGGCGTGGAAGTGTTCCGGTTCAATCCGACAGCCAAATGA
- a CDS encoding SDR family oxidoreductase, translating into MTRWTMITGGSRRLGREICMAFAQRGWNIVCHYRDSAAEAGDVVEQARTLGVQALALQGSLDSEGDAESLFHRACAGIGEAPSCIVNNASTFLPDAATDFVAQSFLRQLQTNLLVPLVLGKLLHASWSQASHASGVASVVNVLDQKVYNLNPDYYSYTLTKLALERATIQQAQALAPTLRVNSVVPGLMYPSGPQTLENFRMAASANLLRRPVEPARVAEAVFFMASNDGITGTSVCVDNGQHLVPLPRDIMFVVDDLLRKNA; encoded by the coding sequence ATGACCCGGTGGACCATGATCACCGGTGGCTCCCGCCGCCTGGGGCGCGAGATCTGCATGGCCTTCGCACAACGGGGCTGGAACATCGTCTGCCACTACCGGGATTCGGCCGCGGAAGCGGGGGACGTGGTCGAACAGGCACGCACGCTCGGTGTGCAAGCCTTGGCCCTCCAGGGGTCGCTTGACAGCGAGGGCGATGCCGAGTCGCTGTTCCACCGGGCTTGCGCGGGCATCGGCGAGGCGCCCTCCTGCATCGTCAACAACGCCTCGACCTTTCTTCCCGACGCCGCCACCGATTTCGTCGCGCAGTCGTTCCTGCGGCAGTTGCAGACCAATCTCCTGGTGCCTCTGGTGCTGGGAAAGCTCCTTCATGCCAGCTGGTCGCAGGCATCTCACGCAAGCGGGGTGGCCAGCGTGGTCAACGTGCTCGACCAGAAGGTCTACAACCTGAACCCGGACTACTACTCGTACACCCTCACCAAGCTGGCCCTGGAGCGGGCCACGATCCAGCAAGCCCAGGCCCTGGCCCCCACGCTGCGCGTGAATTCGGTCGTTCCCGGGCTGATGTACCCGAGCGGCCCCCAGACCCTCGAGAACTTCCGGATGGCCGCCAGCGCGAACCTGCTGCGGCGCCCGGTCGAGCCGGCCCGGGTGGCGGAGGCCGTCTTCTTCATGGCTTCCAACGACGGCATCACCGGGACGAGCGTCTGCGTGGACAATGGCCAGCACCTCGTCCCCCTGCCACGCGACATCATGTTCGTCGTGGACGACCTGCTGCGAAAGAACGCATGA